The region CAGGGTGACGGTGTAGGTGCCGCTGGCGGGATAGGTATGTTCGGGATGCATCTCGGTGGACTGACTGCCGTCGCCGAAGTCCCACAGATGCGAGGCGATGGCGCCGTCGCGGTCGGTCGAGGTATCGGTGAAGACGACCTTGAGCTCGGTGGCGGCCAAAGTGAAGTCGGCGACCGGCGGGTACAGCACCTTCAGTTCGTCGGCGCCGATGTCGACCGAATGCACGCCATCGCCATTGCCGTCGATGACACGCTTTTCGCCGTCGATGTCGGTCTCGGGCAGAAAATCGGCGGTGGCGCCGGCATCCACCGCGGGCGAACCGGCGGTGATGTGGTAGTTGCCGGCGGCGGGAGCGACGAACAACGGGTCCGCGGACAGGTTGCCGTTGATCCCGGTCTGGTCGGTCACGCCGACGTAGTTGCTGGTGTTGTTGAAGACGAGGTTGTTCTTGAACAGCGGGTTGTTCGCCGCCGAGCCGTTGGTGATCTCGAAACCGACCGCGTTGCCGGCCAGGATGTTGTTCTGGTAAAGGTGCAGGGTCGAGTTGACCTGGGCGCTGACCTTGATGCCGGTGCGGTTGCCGACGATGGTGTTGTTGGATACCTGCGGGCTGTTGCCGCTCGGCAGGGTGATGGTGATCGCGCGGCAGGGGTTGTCGACGATCAGGTTGTTGACGATGTCGGGCGATGAGCCGTTGACGAAGGTGATCACGCCGGACAGATGCTGGCTGTCGCAACTGTTGTTGCGGAAGATGTTGCGCTCGATCAGCGCCGAGGAACCGTTGCCGCCGATGGCCGCACCGTAACCGCCCGCGGTCTGGGTGTTGGTGTCGAAGATGTTGCCGACGATGCTCGGAGAAGCGGCCAGGATGTCGATGCCCGCACCGAAGCTGGCGCGGCCGTTCTTGATGGTGAAGCCTTCCAAGCGCGCGGCCGGGCCTTCGCCGCTGTCGAACACCAACACGTTGCCGCTGTTGCCGCCGTCGATGACGGTCGCCGCCGGGCCGCCCTCGCTGATCACGGTGATGGCTTTACCGTCGTAATTGAGGCGTTCGGGATAGCTGCCCGGCGATACCAGCACGGTGTCGCCGGCGACGGCGGCGTTGATCGCGGCCTGGATGGTCGGGTAATCCGCCGGGACCCGCAGGGTGGTCTGCGCGGCGGCGGGCAGTGCCAGCGCCAGCGCCAGCGATGCGAGGGCGGTCTTTTTCGATTGCGTATGCTTCATACCTGCTCCTTGGTGTGATGATCGGGATGCTTGCGATGACGCGCCGTGCCCCGATTGTGCGAGCGGACGCGCCCGAGGCCGCTGTGCGGCTGCGGACGTTCGTTTCGGCACGATCGAGAGACCCGGGGCGACAGGACATGGCCGGCGAGCGAACCGCTTCGGTCCGGGGGCATGTCCTCATGCACTGTAAGGCAGGGGTGTCGCAGGGGATGAGCCGATGGGTAGGCGCTCGTGACCGATTCCATCGTCGCTTCCGTGATGGCGGCGCGGTCGTCGTGGTTGCGTGGTCTCGGCTTGCGCCGCTCCTACCCCCGGGGGGCGTTATTAACTTGTGACCACAAAAAAGCCGGGCCCCATCGGAGCCCGGCTTGGTTTGCGTTCGGCACTCGGTAGCGCGGGCGCTCAGTTCGTGGCGCGGCACTTGCTCAGCTTGAGGCCTTGCACGACGGTGCCGACCTGGCCTTCGTTCATGCACTCGAACACCAGGGTCGAGGATTTCTGGAACGGCTGGATTTCGTTGCCTTCGAACTTCGCCTTCAACGCTTCCTGTTCGGAGACTTCGAAGGCGGTGTCGAACATCGCGCCGTCCTCGGCGATCGCGCCGAAGTAGGTGCCGCCGGGCTCCGAGCCCATGCGCATCAGCTGCCCGGAGAAGGCCAGACGGCGCCCGTCGTACTTTTTCCCTGCGGCCTCGGGGTTCGCGGCGTACTCGGCGGCGATTTCGTTGTAGCTCAGCACGGTGGTCTGTGCATGGGCGGAAAGAGCGCAGAGCCCCAGGATGGCCATGGCCGCGAGGGCCGCCGGTCGAACATGCATATCGATCACCTCCGTATGTGGGCGGCTAGGCTCGATAAGAATGTCGATGCTGTCAAGTTTCGTGCGCCACCGACTCCGGGCACGGGGCGGTCTCGGCGACCGCATAGTAGCGAGCCAGTCGCACGTCCAGGGCCAGGGAGTCCGGGCGATAGGGACGGACCTCGCCGCAGTGTCGCACGGAGGCCAGGTCGAAGCGTTCGTACACGCTGCGATGCAATGGAGCGCCGCGGGCTTCGATGCGCGACTTGGCTTTCCAGGCGATGCGCCACCTCTGCGGGACCCAATCCGGGTAACGATCGAGCATGCGCTGGATCTCGCAATGCTGCATGCCGGCCGCGGACGGGAACAGGTGCAGGCGGCTGCGGTCGACCAGCAGCGGGTGCGGCAGTTCGGCGGTCTGTTCGAGCATCCACGACAGGGCGATGTCGGACAGCCGCGATTCGTCTTCGTCGTAGCTGCCGCCGATGTCGGAATGGCAGCCGGCGAACCAGACTTGGCGCAGCCACTCCGGTTCGCCGGGCTCGTGCGCCACGTGCTGGCCTTTCACGCCCCATTCGACGCGGGCGAAATCGGCGCGGCGTTCGTCGATGGACAGTGCATGGCGTGCGTAACGCACGCGGCGGCCGAGCAGCCGGTCGTAGAAGCCCGAGCGCCAGCCGGCGAAATGCCAGCGAAAATCGCCCGGGTTCGGAAAGTCGCGGATCGACCGGTAGTGTTGCTTGAACAGCTGGTAGACGCCGGCCAGGATCAACCCGCCGAGGTAGGGCACGATGTATCGCCCCAGATCGAATCCGTACAGGACCGCGCAAGGCAGCAGGATGGTCAGCGCGACCAGCAGCGACACCATGACGAAGCGCAGCAGGCCCTTGGCCCCGAGCGCGGCGACGGTGTCGAATACGCCGATGAAATACGGCGCCACGTTCGACTGACCCTCGATGTCGCAGCCGTACTTGAGGCGGAAGCGCCGGGCTTTCTCCTCGCGTTCGGGCTCGTATTTGCCGCGGTCCTTGCCGGCGCCATGCTCGTAGACCTGCAGCACCGCCTCGCGCGCGACCCGCATCAGGCCGCGTCCGTAGCGTGGGATCGGCTTGCCGTCCGCGCCATGGGTGGGGACGCCGCACAGATTGAGCACGCCGCCGACGCAGCGCGCGGTGTAGGCGCCGCGGCTGAAACCGAACAGATAGATGCGGTCGCCGGGCTCGTAGTGTTTCAGGATCGCCGCGTAGCATTCGACGATGTTGGTGCTGATGCCGGTGCCCATCGCCGAGCTGAAGAACTTGCGCAGGGTGCGCAGGAAACGCAGGCGGACGTGGCCGGCATCGGCGTCGGTGCCCAGGCCGGCGTCGTAGAAGGCGACTTGCTCGGCCGGGTCGATCGGGCTCTCGGGTCCGTTGCGGGTGGCCCGGTACAGCTTGTAGACGTTGCTCAGGCGCTGGTCCGGTCGCAGCCCACCGGCCTGTCCGGTGCCGTCGGCGAAGATGAGGATGTTTTTCGATCGGTCCACGGCCGACATTGCGATCTTCCCTGTAGCCCTCTGGCTATGGGTAGGCAACGTGGATCGGGGCGCAGGTCGGCCATGAACCCGCGATCGGGGCCGGCGGCTGCAACGGCAGCGCGCCGGCCCGCAAGCGCGGCGGTCACTGCTTGGCGTCGTCCCTGGCCAGCGGGCGAACGTATTGCAACAGGCTGGCCAGGACCTTGCCGGGTTCTTCCCACTGGATCATGTGCGAGGAGTGCTCGAACCACACGCCCTGTTTGTACGGCGCCTTGACCCGGGCCAGCCAGTCCGCGGTCGGTTGCGACGGCGTGGTGTAGTCGTGGCGGCCCATGAACATCACCACCGGGATCGGGAATTCGCGGACCTTGCTGAAGTCGACATCGACGAATTCCGGCAGCACGCGGCCGAGGCTGAACTCGTTGCCGCGGTTGACGGCGGCGCGGTCGCAGTCGTTGTACTCGGGCGACAGCAGCGGCGCGCGGTAGAAGTACAGCGACTCGTCGCGGTAGGCGGTCATGCCGCCGTAATACTGCGACCACTTGCGTGCGGCAATGATGCGTTCGCGGGTGATCGGCCGGTCGCCGGGGTAGGGCGCGATGGCCTGCATCTCCTTGACCGCTTCGGTATTGCCGTGGGCCTTGGCCTGCTGCATGCCGTAGTCGAAACTGATGCGCTCGTTCTCGCGGACGTTGATGGCCTGGCCGACGCCGAGGTAGGCGTAGAACAGGTCCGGACGCTTCAGCGCCGCGGTCATCGCGACGATGGTGCCCCAACTGTGCCCGGCCAGCACCACCTTGCGTTTGCCGTAGCGCTTGCGCACGTATTGGGCGATCTCGATGGCGTCGTCGGCATAGCGTTCGACCCGCAGGGTGTCGGCATAAGCCTGCGGATCGTGCGAGGCGAAGGTCTTGCCGGCGCCGCGCTGGTCCCAGTTGACCACGGTGAAGAATTCCTCCATCGGACGCTGGAACTGCCACATCGTCGGGATCAGCGGCGAAGCCGGGCCGCCGTGGGCGAACAGCAGGATGGGGTTGGCCTTGTCCTGGCCGCGCACGTTGATCCACTGGTCGATGCCGCCGATGCGCACGGCATAGGCTTCCTGGACCCCGTTCGGGGCGACGATGCGGCTGAGGTCCTGGATCACGGCGCGGGCGCGCTCGTAATCCGAGGTGTTCTTGCATTCCTCGGCCATGGCGAGGCCGGGGGCGGACAGCAGCAGGGCGAACAGGGCAGGCAGTGTCTTCATGGGCAGTTTCCGGATCGGTGGTCGACAGGACGGCGCAGCGAGCGGATCGGTGGCGGTTCGGCCTCGCGGCGGCCCGGCCGACTTGTTACGTGCTCTCGTTGCGTGGTGCAAGTGATGCGGCGATGACGGAAATGGTTGCAGCGACGGCGGCGTCGGCGACGAGGATCGGTACCTGGAGCGTACGCGCGAGGCCGGCCTTGGTTGCCGGCTGCAGACAGACGGCGGCCTCACGGGTTCGCCGTGAGGCCGTTGGCTGGGGAATGGGCACGGAACGGCGCGGCCCTTGCTGGCGATCGCGACTGTGCAGTTACGAATCGACCGCGAACGCACCGAAGAGCACGCCGTTGCCGTTGGCGGGCAGCAAGCAGTACACGGAAACGAAACCCCAATAACTGACGCTCGTCAGTGGCGCCAACTGGTCGTACTTGGCCAAGTTGGTGGTGAAGCTGTAGGAACTGAGGAAGTCCCCGTTGTAGTTGTAGGCATAGACCGTGCAAGTGGTCGATGCGCCGTTGCTGTTGCTGCCGTCGACGTAGAAGTTCTGGGCTGGCCCGGTGACGGGATGGCGGGCGATGGGGCAAATGACGCTGCGCACGGCGGCGCTGATGTTTCTGACGCCCCAAGGCAGGTAATCGATATCCAAAGCTTCTGCGGCGTTGTAGTTCTTGCACGCGCTGCCGTGAGTGCTGATGTTCTGGGATGTGGCGGCATCGGCATGGCCGGTGGCCGCGCTGGCCAGCAGGCCCGCGCTCAACGACAGGCCGAACATGATTGCGTTGGCTTTCATGAGATCACCTCGTGTGGTCGATTGGCGAACTTCCTGTCCCCTGTCTCCCCTGTTGCCTCCCGAGCGCAAGGCGGCACCGCCGGCCCGAGTCAGTGTTTGGATGCCGCGGCGTCACTCAGTTCCGGGCCCATCAGATAGAGCACCATCCTGGACTGGCCGTCGCGGCCTTCGACGACTTGGCCAGTCATGCGCGGCAACGCGTCGGCGAACTGTTGCGCCCATAGCGGAAGTTGCTTGTGCAGCTTGCCTGAGCCGTCGTCGCCGACTTCGATCCGGCACATGCTCGAACGGCACTGGACGTCGTGCGCCGCCTCGCGCATCGCATCGGTGCGTTCGATGGCGTTCCATACGCGTGAGGTAGTGCTCGAAGCCCAGGCCGGATCGACTCGTTCGAGCTGGAAAGCGGATTGGACGCCGGCGATGTAGGCGGCGTGGCGCCGAGCGTCCTGCTCGGCATGCCTTCTCGCATCGATGGACAGAACGCCGACCGGACTGTGTTCGGCCGGTGCCTGCGGGTGGGCTGAGCGGTGCTTGAGACCGGCGACCTGAGCCTGCAATGCAGTGACCTGGTCCTGCATGCGCTCGATCCGCGCCGTATCGCTGCTCGCGGTTTGCGAGCGCGCCTGCGCCTTCGTTGCGCTCTCTTGGAAGGAAGTTGCGGATTCAAGGGCGGGCCGATGAATCGCCGCCAGGCCAACGGCGCCGAGTACGGTGCAGGCCGCCCATAGGAGTAGTGAACTCTTCATGGAACAGCATGTACCAGAATCGGAAGGCCAACGCATGTCGCTCAAAAAACGACACCGCCCAAGTTGCGGACCGCTTCGCTCCAGATCGTCGCGACCAGCTTGCGCCGCGAGGTCAGACCGGTCTTATGGTAGACGCGCTGCCACATCGTACGAACGGTGGATATCGAGCAGCCCAGCAAGGCAGCTATCTGTTTGTCCTCGGAGCCGCAAACCGCAGCCAGCAAGACCGACCGCTCCATCGGGCTCAGTTGCGCGTACTTGCCCCGGGCGGCCTCATGGAGCAGGTCGCTTTGAACGAGGAGACCGATGCGTGCGGTAGCCGACCACATCCGATGTCTGAAGAGTCTGCCGGAGACATCTATCCAACGCATGCGTTCGCACGGACAGGACAGGCCGATTCGTGGAGACGGGGCGGAGACTTATATTTGTGATAACGGTCTCCGGCCCGGCCGTGATTCGGAAGTCAGCGAATCGGTTAGGGAACATAACTGCATGTGACGTTCACCGCACTTTGGGCGGCGGAGAACTGCATGTCGTTCGGGGTGGCGGTGCGGCTGGTCCAGGAGTCGCTCTGGTAGTCGTAGATGGCATCGAGATACACGGCATCGTCGACGCCGAACTTGATCACGGCGTTGGCGCTGAGCGTGATCGTGAAGCTCTTTCGTGCCTGGCCCACCGTATAGCTTTGATTGATGATGCCTTCGGAATAGACGGTCCACTCCTGGTCGGCTCTGGTGTCGTTGTAGAGAAAAAGGGTTTTGTTTCTGGCCATCGGGCGCTCCACTCGGCGATCGCGGAAAAGCAGGGCGCGCTGCAAGGCTTATCACCATGCAGCCGCGCTTGGCCGGACAGGCGGCCAAGCG is a window of Lysobacter antibioticus DNA encoding:
- a CDS encoding proprotein convertase P-domain-containing protein, whose product is MKHTQSKKTALASLALALALPAAAQTTLRVPADYPTIQAAINAAVAGDTVLVSPGSYPERLNYDGKAITVISEGGPAATVIDGGNSGNVLVFDSGEGPAARLEGFTIKNGRASFGAGIDILAASPSIVGNIFDTNTQTAGGYGAAIGGNGSSALIERNIFRNNSCDSQHLSGVITFVNGSSPDIVNNLIVDNPCRAITITLPSGNSPQVSNNTIVGNRTGIKVSAQVNSTLHLYQNNILAGNAVGFEITNGSAANNPLFKNNLVFNNTSNYVGVTDQTGINGNLSADPLFVAPAAGNYHITAGSPAVDAGATADFLPETDIDGEKRVIDGNGDGVHSVDIGADELKVLYPPVADFTLAATELKVVFTDTSTDRDGAIASHLWDFGDGSQSTEMHPEHTYPASGTYTVTLTVTDNDGASHSVSKQVAVSGKTFFENAGDYPILDLRSVESPIVVSGVSGNAPATLKVAVDIKHTFIGDLRVDLVAPDGTRYTLHNRSGGSADNIIKTYTVNASSEAANGTWKLLVNDNARADVGKVDLWSLQF
- a CDS encoding DUF2235 domain-containing protein, with the protein product MDRSKNILIFADGTGQAGGLRPDQRLSNVYKLYRATRNGPESPIDPAEQVAFYDAGLGTDADAGHVRLRFLRTLRKFFSSAMGTGISTNIVECYAAILKHYEPGDRIYLFGFSRGAYTARCVGGVLNLCGVPTHGADGKPIPRYGRGLMRVAREAVLQVYEHGAGKDRGKYEPEREEKARRFRLKYGCDIEGQSNVAPYFIGVFDTVAALGAKGLLRFVMVSLLVALTILLPCAVLYGFDLGRYIVPYLGGLILAGVYQLFKQHYRSIRDFPNPGDFRWHFAGWRSGFYDRLLGRRVRYARHALSIDERRADFARVEWGVKGQHVAHEPGEPEWLRQVWFAGCHSDIGGSYDEDESRLSDIALSWMLEQTAELPHPLLVDRSRLHLFPSAAGMQHCEIQRMLDRYPDWVPQRWRIAWKAKSRIEARGAPLHRSVYERFDLASVRHCGEVRPYRPDSLALDVRLARYYAVAETAPCPESVAHET
- a CDS encoding alpha/beta fold hydrolase, yielding MKTLPALFALLLSAPGLAMAEECKNTSDYERARAVIQDLSRIVAPNGVQEAYAVRIGGIDQWINVRGQDKANPILLFAHGGPASPLIPTMWQFQRPMEEFFTVVNWDQRGAGKTFASHDPQAYADTLRVERYADDAIEIAQYVRKRYGKRKVVLAGHSWGTIVAMTAALKRPDLFYAYLGVGQAINVRENERISFDYGMQQAKAHGNTEAVKEMQAIAPYPGDRPITRERIIAARKWSQYYGGMTAYRDESLYFYRAPLLSPEYNDCDRAAVNRGNEFSLGRVLPEFVDVDFSKVREFPIPVVMFMGRHDYTTPSQPTADWLARVKAPYKQGVWFEHSSHMIQWEEPGKVLASLLQYVRPLARDDAKQ
- a CDS encoding helix-turn-helix transcriptional regulator; amino-acid sequence: MWSATARIGLLVQSDLLHEAARGKYAQLSPMERSVLLAAVCGSEDKQIAALLGCSISTVRTMWQRVYHKTGLTSRRKLVATIWSEAVRNLGGVVF